The Ornithinimicrobium faecis region GTCCATGATGGCGCGGCGGCGGCAGCTGGCCGTTATGTCGCGGGCGTGGCCCTGGGCACCTCGGTCCTCGGGCTGGAGCGCGAGGAGCTGGCTGAGCGCCTGGCTGCCTCGGTCAACCCGCAGCTGTGTCAGATCACCGAGGACCTGGTCTTCACCGAGCCGTCGGTCGATGCCGGCCGCAACAGCACCATCGAGGCCAACGCCCAGGACGCCGTCGAGCTGTCGGTCGACGCCGAGTTTGTGGCCGCGATGGGCCGGGCCAAGTGGTTGTTCATGACCAAGGCCGAGGCGCTGATCCACGGTGATCTGCACACCGGATCGATCATGGTGCGCAGCCCGGAGGGCAACACCGAGTGCGACAGCATCAAGGTCTTTGACTCCGAGTTCGCCTTCTATGGCCCGGTCGCCTTCGACCTGGGGGCGCTCTGGGCGAACTACACCATCGCCGCCGCCCGCGCCTTTGCCCTCGGCGAGGACGACCGCGCGCAGTGGGCCCTCGCGCTGGTCACGCAGACCTGGGATGCCTTCGAGGAGGAGTTCCGCCGTCGCTGGCCGGACCGGCTGGACCAGCGGGTCTGGGGCGATCCGTTCCTCGAGGAGTTGCTGGCCACGTGGCAGCAGGAGGCCTGGCTGTTCGCGGCGGCCAAGATGTCCCGCCGGATCGTCGGAGCAGCGAAGACGACGGACATCGAGACCCTGCCGGAGAACCTGCGCGAGGGCGCTGCCCGCGGCGTGCTGCAGACCGCACGCCGGGCAGTCCGTGAGGCTGCCGCCGACAGCTCGCCCAAGGCGTTCACAGCCCTGGCGAGCGAGATCCTGGTGAGCACCCGCACGGCCACCTGATGGACACGGGTGAGTGAGTCACCACAGGACTCACTCACCCCTGCCCGCCAGGTGCGGCCACCGGTGGAGGAGTCACCTCACCCTGATCTATCCCGCGCACCACAACCCCGTCGTATGCCGACAGGTGACCGTGTCGGTGAGCTCACCTGTCCTCGGGTGAGGGCGCTGGCGGCCGCGTCTGAGCGGACTGGGTCGCCTCCTGAGCAGCCGCCTCCCGGTCAGCGGCCTCCCGATCAGCGGCCTCTTCCCGACGGCCATACAGATCCAGGCCCACGGTGGTCCACACGGGCTGCGGCC contains the following coding sequences:
- the mtnK gene encoding S-methyl-5-thioribose kinase encodes the protein MAHDYEFLTVDTVADYIRTVPTLADLIDPDDLVSVDEIGDGNLNLVFVAKDSAGRGLCLKQSLPYVRMTGPDWPMTPERSRLEADSLRIHAPLAPGLVSEVLHYNHDRFIIALEDLSDHTVWRAALNEGLVHDGAAAAAGRYVAGVALGTSVLGLEREELAERLAASVNPQLCQITEDLVFTEPSVDAGRNSTIEANAQDAVELSVDAEFVAAMGRAKWLFMTKAEALIHGDLHTGSIMVRSPEGNTECDSIKVFDSEFAFYGPVAFDLGALWANYTIAAARAFALGEDDRAQWALALVTQTWDAFEEEFRRRWPDRLDQRVWGDPFLEELLATWQQEAWLFAAAKMSRRIVGAAKTTDIETLPENLREGAARGVLQTARRAVREAAADSSPKAFTALASEILVSTRTAT